In the Quercus lobata isolate SW786 chromosome 5, ValleyOak3.0 Primary Assembly, whole genome shotgun sequence genome, one interval contains:
- the LOC115989746 gene encoding GDP-L-galactose phosphorylase 1-like — protein sequence MVTVKQVEDDNLVSKGAIPEQLKCPRFCFRDIRIPLYRFSSQSLLDDSPFEGHVCIPEDEQSALDSLLLAQWEDKMWKGVLRYDVTTSEIKVIFGRRKFIAQLNERLGMDYVPKPEPDKICGQGNLSEFQWTKHQEEFLFYVASGEMAIPELIPSAAMPDGAVLIIINEIPVEYGHVFLVPCGPDSLAQVLDTKSLEMVARFAVEINNCSFRLFYDCPTAGTSHRYFEACYFPSPLPVELTPVDTFFHERRRGMRISAVTDFPIKTLLFESNKKFKRMVEVLVEICCQLQEKSIPYNLLISDCGKKIFLFLQMQNMANSGTLSAWECGGYFLFQSRSEFDQATEETMLNKLRDVSLDDEGFQVVKELCCSIADKFAA from the exons ATGGTTACAGTTAAGCAGGTTGAAGATGACAATTTGGTTTCAAAAGGTGCAATCCCTGAGCAATTGAAGTGTCCTCGGTTCTGTTTTCGAG ATATCAGGATTCCTCTTTATCGCTTCAGTAGCCAATCTCTTTTGGATGATAGTCCATTTGAAGGACATGTATGCATTCCAGAAGACGAACAAAGTGCACTAGATTCTCTTCTTCTTGCTCAG TGGGAAGATAAAATGTGGAAAGGCGTTCTCAGATATGATGTGACAACCTCTGAAATTAAG GTGATTTTTGGCAGGAGAAAGTTTATTGCCCAGTTGAATGAAAGACTGGGTATGGATTATGTGCCCAAACCTGAGCCAGATAAAATTTGTGGTCAAGGGAATCTCTCTGAGTTTCAATGGACAAAACATCAAGAGGAGTTTCTCTTTTATGTTGCAAGTGGTGAAATGGCAATACCTGAGCTTATTCCTTCTGCTGCTATGCCTGATGGGGCTGTCttgattattattaat gAAATCCCTGTGGAATACGGCCATGTCTTCCTGGTGCCTTGTGGCCCAGATAGTTTGGCCCAGGTCCTAGATACAAAATCTTTGGAAATGGTTGCAAGGTTTGCAGTTGAAATCAATAATTGCTCCTTTCGCTTGTTCTATGACTGTCCTACAGCTGGTACTTCTCATCGATATTTTGAG GCCTGCTACTTTCCAAGCCCTTTACCTGTGGAGCTGACACCTGTTGATACTTTTTTCCATGAGAGGAGGAGGGGGATGCGTATCTCTGCCGTTACAGATTTCCCCATTAAGACCCTATTGTTTGAgagtaacaaaaaatttaagagaATGGTGGAGGTTCTTGTTGAGATATGTTGTCAATTACAGGAGAAGAGCATTCCATATAATTTGCTGATATCCGATTGTGGTAAAAAgatctttttgtttcttcag ATGCAAAATATGGCAAACTCCGGGACCCTATCAGCTTGGGAGTGCGGaggttattttttgtttcaatcaaGGTCTGAATTTGATCAAGCCACTGAGGAGACTATGCTTAATAAGCTACGTGATGTCTCTCTTGATGATGAAGGCTTTCAAGTAGTGAAGGAGCTATGTTGCAGTATTGCTGATAAGTTTGCCGCTTGA